A single window of Plectropomus leopardus isolate mb chromosome 12, YSFRI_Pleo_2.0, whole genome shotgun sequence DNA harbors:
- the LOC121951845 gene encoding uncharacterized protein LOC121951845 gives MGNMQCPAEDAAHLASVARDICLFPNYNPSPLLLNVLSVDYSLLLRNHYTAVQSSLTPKQLEDFTLDLRTTFGREGKVTLGGVGVVALSLAVLFDTLARRARGEWVPDSGPIPGLFVQNMRGYYPPHVYTVSEYLRLVPYIANNPTRMRKETGRYLKQLKTDDRSLDKLGENKTLLMMEDTTALNVNLGKFFAGCLKLHLHRIKNTTANRYFSSETREIRIVLNLNCDPETVDNDFLAKLQKSVIRTREAFDRCKPKSGYSPKSWLVYVAGLELIDAMFLPLHAAGGRSTDSLIAEREDFDLKANALRKWVE, from the exons ATGGGGAACATGCAGTGTCCTGCTGAGGACGCAGCCCACCTGGCCTCTGTTGCTCGAGACATCTGTCTTTTCCCAAACTACAACCCCAGTCCTCTTCTCCTCAACGTGCTGTCCGTCGACTATTCTCTTCTCCTGAGGAACCACTACACAGCAGTGCAGTCCTCCCTCACCCCCAAGCAGCTGGAGGACTTCACCCTGGACCTGAGGACCACTTTTGGCAGGGAGGGCAAGGTCACTCTCGGCGGCGTGGGGGTAGTGGCCCTGTCTCTGGCTGTGCTGTTTGACACTCTTGCTAGGCGGGCCAGGGGAGAGTGGGTGCCAGACTCGGGGCCTATTCCAGGTTTATTTGTCCAAAACATGAGAGGGTACTACCCACCGCATGTCTACACAGTCAGCGAGTACCTGAGACTGGTACCCTACATTGCAAACAACCCCACCAGGATGAGAAAAGAGACAGGGAG GTACCTCAAGCAACTGAAAACTGATGACCGATCTTTGGACAAATTGGGAGAAAACAAGACGTTACTGATGATGGAAGACACAACAGCACTCAATGTGAATCTGGGGAAATTTTTTGCAGGCTGCTTGAAGCTTCACCTCCACCGCATCAAAAACACTACAGCTAATAGGTACTTTAGCTCTGAAACAAGAGAAATTCGTATTGTCCTCAATCTTAATTGTGACCCAGAGACAGTTGACAATGATTTTTTGGCTAAATTGCAAAAATCTGTCATCCGCACTCGAGAAGCTTTTGACAGATGCAAGCCCAAAAGCGGATATTCACCAAAATCATGGCTGGTTTATGTTGCAGGGCTTGAATTGATAGATGCCATGTTCCTACCCTTACATGCAGCTGGAGGTAGGAGTACTGATTCTTTGATTGCTGAAAGGGAAGATTTTGATCTGAAGGCCAATGCACTCAGGAAATGGGTAGAGTAG
- the LOC121951075 gene encoding uncharacterized protein LOC121951075, which translates to MGNMQCPAEDAALLASVARDICPFPDYNPSPLLLNMLSANSSLHLRNYYVEVQSSLTPKQLEDFTQDLRTTFGRKGRVNLGGVGVVALSLAVLFDTLGRQVRGEWVPHSGPIPGLFAKDLRGHYPPHVYTVSEFLRLLPYIANNPTRMREETERYLKQLMIDERSNQNQGNDAITGVNLMFGTLFQNSLRIHLLRIANSTVVDDIIKSVRKHETGVDAAHVSKTRKRRIPAPENTVIFNLNCDPEAASKAFLAEVNKTTDTQEAFRLCQPFNRNIPKTFLHFIARLAWLDVINDPIFDFKNQAELLTAQREDFDLKAYALRKWAE; encoded by the exons ATGGGGAACATGCAGTGTCCTGCCGAGGATGCAGCCCTTCTGGCCTCTGTTGCTCGAGACATCTGTCCTTTCCCAGACTACAACCCCAGTCCTCTTCTCCTAAACATGCTGTCAGCCAATTCTTCCCTTCATCTGAGGAACTACTACGTGGAAGTGCAGTCCTCCCTGACCCCCAAACAGCTGGAGGACTTTACTCAGGACCTGAGGACCACTTTTGGCAGGAAGGGAAGGGTCAACCTCGGCGGGGTGGGGGTAGTGGCCCTGTCCCTGGCTGTGCTATTTGATACTCTTGGAAGACAAGTCAGGGGAGAGTGGGTGCCACACTCAGGGCCTATTCCAGGTTTATTTGCCAAAGACTTGAGAGGGCACTACCCACCGCATGTCTACACAGTCAGCGAGTTCCTAAGACTGCTACCCTACATAGCAAACAACCCCACCAGgatgagagaggagacagagag GTACCTCAAGCAACTAATGATTGATGAACGATCCAACCAGAACCAGGGCAATGATGCCATCACTGGGGTCAACTTGATGTTTGGGActttatttcaaaacagtttgcGTATTCACCTATTGCGTATTGCCAACTCTACAGTTGTGGATGATATAATCAAGTCTGTAAGAAAACATGAGACTGGAGTTGATGCAGCTCATGTCAGCAAAACCAGAAAGAGACGCATCCCCGCCCCTGAAAACACTGTTATCTTCAACCTCAACTGCGATCCAGAGGCAGCCAGCAAAGCTTTTTTGGCTGAAGTGAACAAAACAACCGACACACAAGAGGCTTTTAGACTGTGTCAGCCATTCAACAGGAACATaccaaagacatttttacattttattgccaGGCTAGCCTGGCTAGATGTCATCAATGACCCCATCTTTGACTTCAAAAACCAAGCTGAATTACTTACAGCTCAGAGAGAGGATTTTGACCTGAAGGCCTATGCACTTAGAAAATGGGCAGAGTAG
- the LOC121951076 gene encoding uncharacterized protein LOC121951076, with amino-acid sequence MGNVHWRAEDAAHVASVARDICPFPNYNPSTLFADMLLVNSSLHLRNHYTAVQSSLTPMQLEDFTQDLRTTFGREGKVTLGGVGVVALSLAVLFDTLAKKVRGEWVPELGPIPGLFVKNPRGYYPPHVYTASEYLRLVPYIANNPTRMIEQTEWYLKQLVTEDKSLDKLGENHKLLLNEDITALNVFLGRAFAVSLKFHLLRIKNITDNEYLLSERTPPADMVFHLNCDPEAADKEFLAEVQKSDNHTQEAFKRCKPKGDIPTTWLQHFAHLVWLDALYMPMYEIDKHDDLLIAQRGDFDLKAHAFRKWVE; translated from the exons ATGGGAAATGTGCACTGGCGTGCTGAGGACGCAGCCCATGTGGCCTCTGTTGCTCGAGACATCTGTCCTTTCCCAAACTATAACCCCAGTACTCTTTTCGCTGACATGCTGTTGGTCAACTCGTCCCTTCACCTGAGGAACCACTACACAGCAGTGCAGTCCTCCCTTACACCAATGCAGCTGGAGGATTTCACCCAGGACCTGAGGACCACTTTTGGCAGGGAGGGCAAGGTCACTCTCGGCGGCGTGGGGGTAGTGGCCCTGTCTCTGGCTGTGCTGTTTGACACTCTTGCTAAAAAGGTCAGGGGAGAGTGGGTGCCAGAATTGGGGCCTATTCCaggtttatttgtcaaaaaccCAAGAGGATACTACCCACCACATGTCTATACGGCCAGCGAGTACCTGAGACTGGTACCCTACATTGCAAACAACCCCACCAGGATGATAGAGCAGACAGAGTG GTACCTCAAGCAGCTGGTAACTGAAGACAAATCTTTGGACAAATTGGGAGAAAACCACAAGTTACTGCTGAATGAAGACATCACAGCACTCAATGTGTTTCTGGGACGTGCTTTTGCAGTCAGTTTGAAGTTTCACCTGCTCCGCATCAAAAACATTACGGACAATGAGTATTTACTCAGCGAGAGAACTCCACCAGCTGATATGGTGTTTCATTTAAACTGTGACCCAGAGGCTGCTGACAAAGAATTTTTGGCTGAAGTACAAAAATCTGACAATCATACCCAAGAAGCTTTTAAAAGATGCAAGCCAAAAGGTGATATACCAACTACATGGCTACAGCATTTTGCCCATCTAGTATGGCTTGATGCCCTGTATATGCCCATGTATGAAATTGATAAACATGACGACTTATTAATTGCACAAAGAGGAGATTTTGATCTGAAGGCCCACGCATTCAGAAAATGGGTTGAGTAG